A genomic segment from Gemmatimonadaceae bacterium encodes:
- a CDS encoding pyridoxamine 5'-phosphate oxidase family protein has product MRSAIGTGMPTTEKKLQELDELIEGIETAMFTTRRHDGHLVSRPMATQKRINEADLWFVTDVDTNKLDELDMDHHVNCAYYNYKSREWVSVSGVARAVRDRKQIHKLYKPDWKAWFGDEGGKRDGGPDDPRIMLIFVDADSVVYMKNNKPRPVILFEVLKGIVAGTKPNAGEVRHISGGELMD; this is encoded by the coding sequence ATGCGTTCTGCGATTGGAACGGGCATGCCTACCACTGAAAAGAAGTTACAGGAGCTCGACGAGCTTATTGAAGGAATCGAGACCGCGATGTTCACCACTCGCCGTCATGATGGCCATCTGGTATCGCGGCCGATGGCGACGCAGAAGCGGATCAACGAAGCCGATCTATGGTTCGTCACCGATGTCGATACCAACAAGCTCGACGAGCTGGACATGGACCACCACGTCAACTGCGCGTACTACAATTACAAGAGCCGCGAGTGGGTTTCGGTGAGCGGCGTTGCGCGGGCGGTTCGCGACAGGAAGCAGATTCACAAGCTGTACAAGCCGGACTGGAAGGCGTGGTTCGGCGACGAGGGCGGGAAGCGGGATGGTGGCCCTGACGATCCGCGGATCATGCTGATATTTGTCGATGCGGATTCGGTGGTCTATATGAAAAACAACAAACCGCGGCCGGTGATTCTGTTTGAGGTATTGAAGGGGATCGTAGCGGGGACGAAGCCGAATGCGGGGGAGGTTCGGCATATCAGCGGCGGGGAACTGATGGATTAA
- the argF gene encoding ornithine carbamoyltransferase translates to MKTQAEKDFLAIPDYSRAELHSLFELATRMRDGSYTDKPLAGKSLAMIFMKASTRTRVSFEVGAWQLGGHALFLSPRDVQLGRGEPIADTARVLSRYVDGIMIRTFAHSEVEELARFASVPVINGLTDLLHPCQILADLLTIRQHLGGIDGRRIAWIGDGNNMANSWINAAYVLGFELTLACPEGYDPDAAILERAQGAAKVRVVRDPAEAADGADVINTDVWASMGQEESQAIREKAFSGYMVDRALMARAKPGAIFMHCLPAHRGEEVSADVIDGPQSVVWDEAENRLHVQKAIMANLMGGVEL, encoded by the coding sequence ATGAAGACACAGGCTGAGAAAGACTTTCTCGCTATCCCCGATTATTCGCGCGCCGAGCTGCACTCGCTGTTCGAACTGGCGACGCGGATGCGCGATGGGTCGTACACCGACAAGCCGCTGGCCGGCAAATCGCTGGCGATGATTTTCATGAAGGCGTCAACGCGGACGCGGGTGTCGTTCGAGGTTGGTGCGTGGCAGCTTGGCGGGCACGCATTGTTTCTGTCGCCGCGTGATGTGCAGCTTGGCCGTGGTGAGCCGATCGCCGATACGGCGCGGGTGCTGTCACGATACGTCGACGGCATCATGATCCGAACCTTTGCGCACTCGGAGGTAGAAGAGCTGGCGCGCTTCGCATCGGTGCCGGTGATCAACGGACTCACCGACCTGCTGCATCCCTGTCAGATTCTTGCCGACCTGTTGACGATCCGGCAGCATCTTGGCGGCATCGACGGACGGCGAATCGCATGGATCGGTGATGGTAACAACATGGCGAACTCGTGGATCAATGCTGCGTATGTGCTTGGCTTTGAACTGACGCTGGCGTGTCCGGAGGGTTACGACCCTGATGCGGCGATTCTTGAGCGTGCGCAGGGAGCGGCCAAAGTACGCGTCGTTCGTGATCCGGCTGAAGCCGCTGACGGGGCCGATGTGATCAATACAGATGTATGGGCATCCATGGGTCAGGAGGAGAGTCAAGCCATTCGTGAAAAGGCCTTTTCGGGATACATGGTGGATCGCGCGCTCATGGCCCGTGCGAAACCCGGCGCGATCTTCATGCATTGTTTGCCGGCGCATCGGGGAGAGGAAGTGAGCGCGGATGTAATTGATGGGCCGCAGAGTGTGGTGTGGGATGAGGCGGAGAACCGGTTGCATGTCCAGAAAGCGATCATGGCCAACCTCATGGGTGGGGTCGAGCTGTAG
- the hslU gene encoding ATP-dependent protease ATPase subunit HslU, whose amino-acid sequence MTSPRTQNALARLADLTPGLIVAELDRYIVGQAEAKKSVAIALRNRWRRQRTPEAIREEISPNNIILVGPTGVGKTEIARRLAKLAGAPFIKVEASKFTEVGYVGRDVESMVRDLVESAVNMVRTERETEVEDLAHDKVENRLLDLLLPVPADKKSAPSTDAAGANDAPIFLVSSSGNVSPEMDVDQERYRRTRDKLRQLLVDGQLESREVEIEVTQSSPMMFDMMVPQGAPEGMGNFSDMLQEMMPKRTKKRTVKVSEARRILLEQELDKLIDDEDVVGDALERVETMGIIFLDEIDKIAGQRSQGGGPDVSREGVQRDLLPIVEGSNVQTKHGMVKTDHVLFVAAGAFHVSKPSDLIPELQGRFPIRVELKPLTEADFVRIMTEPENALTRQYSALVEADGAKLTFTEDGIAEIAKIAAHVNDRMENIGARRLHTVMTTLLEEVMFDLPDRGAGDVVVDRAMVVERLKDIVEDEDLRRYIL is encoded by the coding sequence GGCCAGGCTGAGGCGAAAAAGTCGGTGGCGATCGCGCTGCGAAACAGGTGGCGCCGCCAGCGAACGCCGGAGGCGATTCGCGAAGAGATATCTCCCAACAACATCATTCTTGTCGGCCCCACGGGTGTTGGCAAAACGGAGATTGCGCGGAGGCTGGCCAAGCTTGCTGGCGCACCGTTCATCAAGGTGGAGGCGTCGAAATTTACTGAAGTTGGCTACGTCGGCCGGGATGTGGAGTCGATGGTGCGGGATCTTGTCGAGAGCGCAGTGAACATGGTGCGCACGGAGCGTGAAACCGAGGTCGAAGATCTGGCGCACGACAAAGTCGAGAACCGTCTGCTCGATCTGTTGCTGCCGGTGCCGGCCGACAAAAAATCCGCGCCTTCCACGGATGCCGCGGGTGCGAACGACGCGCCGATTTTTCTGGTTTCGTCAAGTGGCAATGTTTCCCCCGAAATGGACGTCGATCAGGAGCGCTACCGGCGCACCCGTGACAAGCTCCGACAGTTGCTCGTCGACGGCCAGCTCGAGAGCAGGGAAGTGGAGATCGAGGTGACGCAGAGCTCTCCGATGATGTTCGACATGATGGTTCCTCAGGGTGCGCCCGAAGGAATGGGCAATTTTTCCGACATGCTCCAGGAGATGATGCCGAAGCGCACAAAGAAGCGCACGGTGAAGGTGTCTGAAGCGCGGCGGATTCTTCTCGAGCAGGAGCTCGACAAGCTGATCGACGACGAGGATGTCGTCGGAGACGCTCTCGAGCGGGTCGAGACGATGGGTATCATCTTCCTCGACGAGATCGACAAGATCGCGGGGCAGCGAAGTCAGGGTGGCGGGCCCGATGTCTCGCGCGAGGGGGTTCAGCGCGATCTGCTGCCGATTGTCGAAGGCTCCAACGTGCAGACGAAGCATGGAATGGTGAAGACCGATCACGTGTTGTTCGTTGCCGCGGGCGCATTTCACGTATCGAAGCCGAGTGATCTGATTCCCGAGCTTCAGGGACGGTTCCCGATTCGTGTCGAGTTGAAGCCCCTCACCGAGGCCGACTTCGTCCGCATCATGACCGAGCCGGAGAACGCTCTCACCCGCCAGTACTCGGCGCTTGTAGAGGCGGATGGCGCCAAACTGACCTTTACCGAAGATGGTATCGCCGAGATTGCGAAGATTGCGGCGCATGTGAATGACCGGATGGAAAACATTGGAGCACGGCGGCTTCACACGGTAATGACGACGCTCCTCGAGGAAGTGATGTTCGACCTTCCCGATCGGGGCGCGGGTGATGTTGTCGTGGACCGTGCGATGGTGGTGGAGCGGTTGAAGGATATCGTCGAGGATGAGGACCTGCGGAGATACATTTTGTAG